One Eisenibacter elegans DSM 3317 genomic window, CGCTCCTCGGCGGCCAAAAAGTAAACACCAACACTACCAAGGCTATTGGCTGTACCATCAAGTGGCGTGAGATGTAATCTCATTAGACAAACGCTTATTCCCTCCTTGCAAAGCGCCTACTTTGCAAGGATTTTTCGTAACTTGTGAGCCTAATTGAATTGCTTTGTATGAGATGTGAGTATGAATTATGGAATACACACGATATGAACAAACAATGATGGGCTAGCGGCCTAGTTCACGTCTCATCGACTCATCATCATCCATCACTCATAACTCTTCGTTATCTATGCAAACCATACGCATCTTTATTCTTGCCTCCTTGGCCTGGCTTCAGGTCTCCGGCTTGGCTATGGCCCAAGACCAAGCGTTGCCTGTAATGAGCTTCGAGCAAATTGTCCATGATTTTGGCCAAATTCGCGAAGAAGGTGGCGCAGTAGTATACCAGTTTGACTTCATCAATACCGGTAGCGCACCACTTCGGATTGATAGTGTGCAGGCCTCTTGTGGCTGTACTACGCCTGACTGGAGCCGCGAGCCCATTGCGCCCGGGGAACGGGGGTATATCATTGCCAAGTATGACCCGCTTTACCGTCCGGGCAAGTTTACCAAGTCAATGACGGTGTATAGCAATACCGCCCAACGGATGCACGCTCTCATTATTGAAGGAGAGGTGTTGCCGCGCCAACTGACTGTAGCTGATACGCTACCTACTAAGCTGGGTGTATTGCGTATGCGCTACCAAAGTTTCAACATGGGGCGCATTACTACCCAAGCGCCGGCTACTCAGAGCTTCGATATTTATAATGATGACCCCGAGCACGCTCTCCACTTTCAGCCTGCCGAAACCCCCCCACACATACAGATACGCTTTGAGCCGGCAGTACTCCAGCCCAAAAGCTTTGGCAAGATGCTGATTAGTTATGATGCTAAAGCGCGCAATGACTATGGCTACCTCTTCGAACAAGTAGGCATTAGCTGGCTCTATAATGCCCGCATCAGTAATCAAGGAGTATACATTGTGGCCGATATTCAGGAATATTTCCCCCCAATGACCGATGAGGAAATGGCCAAAGCTCCGCATATCGAATTGGCCAAAACCGACCACGACTTTGGCACGCTCAAAGACGGTGAAAGCGCTACCACGCAGTTTGTGTTTACCAATACTGGTCAAAGTCCGCTCTACATCCGCCGCGCCAAAGCCTCTTGTGGTTGTACGGCTACCCAGCCCGACAAAGATGTGCTCCAGCCCGGTGAGAGTAGCTTTATCCAGGTTACTTATAGCGCTTCTGGTACAGGGCTCCAACAAAAAACGGTCAATATCTATTCTAATGACCCCAAAAACCCCAACCAAGAAATCGTGATTCGCGCCAATGTGAGTCAGTAAGATTTGTTTTTTTTGTGCCAAGATAGACTTGATTTAAAAGCTTCTTGGTACTCAAGGATTTTCGGCGCATCCATTTCCCAAATCTATTTTGATTGGGTATGCGCTTCAGACCACTGGGCAACTGTCAAAGCCGATACTCAAAACGGTGGGTGAAGCCTGCCCAAAGCCCTCATTTTGTGCCAAAATAAGGGCTTGTGTTGTCCCGGAGCTGAAGCTCCGGGCTACTTTCTAAAATTGTCCAGTGGTGTGTCTATACGCTTTTTCTCCTACTGCCAACACCACAGCTCTCGGACAAACCCATACGCCCCTTGCTCCCATGCCTAGCCCCGAACGCATCACCCGCTTTGTAGACGTAATCATCCCGTTGCGTGTGCCCAATACCTATACTTACCGCTTACCAGTAGAGTTGAATGACAAAATTTGTGTGGGCGCACGGGTCATCGTGCAGTTTGGCCGTAGCAAGGTGCTGACGGCAGTCGTGCAACGCATTCACGAGCAAGCCCCCGCCAACTATCAGGCCAAGTATGTACTTGATTTGCTCGACGAATACCCACTGGTTACAGAAGCACAGCTCCGACTTTTTGCGTGGATCGCTGAGTACTATATGTGTACCCTTGGGGAGGTGTTGATGGTGGCGCTGCCTTCGGGGCTCAAGATTACGAGTATGTCGCGCATCCAGCGCCACCCCAGTACCGATGCGAGCCAGTTTACGCTTAGCGCCAAAGAAGAACAGTTGTTACAAGCCCTAGAACACAGCTCTTCGCTGACATATGAAGAGGCTGCGCAAATATTGGAGGTGAAAAATGTCTATAATCTTATCAAGTCGCTGATTCATAAAGACTTAATTATCGTGTATGAAGAGCTAAAGGACAGCTACCAGCCCAAGCGCCTCAAAAAGATACGCCTCCACGCCGACTATGCCTCCCAAGAGGCGATGCAGGCCCTATTGACAGCCCTAAGCGACCAACCGCGTAAGGTCAAGCAACTTGATGCGCTGATGTATTATATCCAGACGGCTGACTGCCTACGCCACCCGGCAAAAAACCAAGATGGCCTTGAGAAGCAAATACTCACGGAGCAAGGCGGTATTTCGCAAGCGGTGCTGAAGGCCTTGCGCGAGCAAGAGATTTTGGAGGAATTTGAAGTCAATATCTCCCGTTTTGAGGAGTTGTTGCCCACGGCTTCTATTGATAACTTACAGCTTTCGGAGGCGCAAACCCGTGCATACCAAGAGCTGCACCAGCAAATCAGCCAACATACCATTACCTTGTTACACGGCGTGACGGGCAGCGGCAAAACCGAAATCTACATCCGCCTCATTCAGGATGTGCTCAACAGTGGGGCGCAAGTACTCTTCTTGTTGCCCGAAATCGCCCTGACTACCCAGATTGTTGCCCGCTTGCAGCGCTTTTTTGGCTCTTCGATGGGTGTTTATCACTCTCGTTTTTCAGACAATGAGCGCGTAGAGGTATGGCAGGGCATTGTATCGGGCAAATATTCGTTTGTGGTGGGGGTACGCTCCGCCGTATTTCTACCCTTCGACAACCTAGGGCTGATTATCGTTGATGAAGAACACGAGCCCTCGTACAAACAATATGACCCCGCACCCCGCTACCACGCCCGCGATGTGGCGACAGTCATCGCCCAACAACAGGGCTGTAAAGTACTTTTTGGCTCGGCTACGCCTTCTATCGAAACTTATTACCAAGCCTCCCACGGCAAATATGGCCTTGTAAGCCTCAGCGAACGCTACGGGGAGGCGCAGTTGCCCTTTATCGTGCTTTCGGATATGAGAGAAGAGCGCCGCGCCAAGACTATCCAGCAGCATTTTGGGCAACAACTGCTAGGGCAAATGCAGGAAGCCCTAGGCAGACAAGACCAAATCATCCTCTTCCAAAACAGGCGTGGCTATGCCCCTTTTGTGATGTGCCGTACCTGTAGCTGGGTGCCCAAATGCCCCAACTGCGATGTCAGTCTTACCCTACACCTCCATAGCCAAGAACTGCGCTGCCACTATTGTGGGCATCAGGCCGCACCCATACGCTCGTGCCAAGCCTGTGGTGCGCAGGATATCGAAACGGTAGGCCACGGTACCGAAAAAATAGAAGAAAGCCTCAAAAGCCTGTTGCCCCAAGCCAAGGTAGCCCGTATGGACTTAGACACTACCCGCCGAAAGAGTAGCTACCAGCGTATTTTGCAAGAGTTTGAAGCCCGACAAATCGATATCCTCGTAGGAACACAGATGATCAGCAAGGGGCTTGACTTTGACCATGTCAGCCTGGTGGGTATTTTTGATATCGATAGGATGATGCACTTTCCTGACTTCCGAGCTAACGAACGGGCGTATCAAATTATGACTCAAGTAAGTGGGCGCGCAGGGCGCAAACATAAGGCTGGCCTCGTTATTATCCAAACCTATGACGCGACGCAGCCTCTGTTCAGCCTCGTACAACAAAACGACTATCTGGGGCTCTATCACCGAGAGATAGAAGAGCGAGAGAAGTTTCACTATCCTCCTTTTAGCCGGCTCATCCAGATTACCCTCCGACATCCCGAAGCGCACCTGTGCGAAGCCGCCGCTAGAGAGCTCAAAACACTATTAGCTAGGCGGCTGGGGGAGCGTTTGCTAGGTCCCGAAAAGCCGCTTATTGGCCGTATTCGCAACAAATACCTCTACCATCTTATCATCAAGATAGAGCGCCAACATCCACAGATGAAAGCCATCAAGGCCTTTATTCAAGAGCAATGCGACAAGTTGTTGTTGCGCAAAGAATATCGTCAGTTAGATATTCTGCCTGATGTAGACCCTGTATGAGACCCCAAAAAGATGTGCATGCCCAGAGCTTTTACCAAAAATCTTTTTGAGAACCAATAAAGTCAGGACTACTGCCTAGGCCACTATAACGAAAATTGCGCTTGAGCTTTTTTCGCTGGCTGTAGTAGAGGCTGAGCTGATTTTGAGAGTCAGGTTTTTTGTAGTTTATGCGGATCTTCTGTAGCTGCTCAAAGGGATACAGATAGAAATAGAAACACATACAAAGCGCCTTGCCGAAGCCCAAAACCAACAAAAGGCTTTGTTACAAATTACTTGGCAAGGCGCACACGAATGGGTGAAAGTGGGTAGTTTGGTTATTAAGACCCACTTTCCGCACCCCTTATTCTAGTTTATAGTACTTACGGATATTTGGGGAGAATAAGCCGAGGATTTTCCTGTGCAAATCATTGATATTTATCAAGATAGCCTGTTTTTACTCTGCGATGTAGAGGTAGTGAATCTCTTTGAGCAAAAAAAACCATTTCATTGTTGGGCTTATGGACGATTTTACCAACGTGTCGCATTCTACCAACGTGTCGCAACTACGTTGCTAAAAAAAGCCTGCCCTTCTCGGACAGGCCTCTTTTTTTAGGCTTACATATTCCTCCTATACTGCCCGCCTACTTGATAGAGGGCGGAACTCATTTGCCCTAAGCTACAAACTTTGGCACATTCCATCAGCGAATCGAAGATATTGCCGTTTTCGATGGCGGTCTGTTGCAGTTTTTTGAGGGCTGCTTCTCCGGCGGCTTGGTTGCGCAGGTGGAAGGCATCGCGGGCGGCTATTTGGTACTCCTTCTCTTCGGTAGTAGAGCGGATGACCTCTGCCGGGATGATGGTGGGAGAGCCTTGGGGGTCGAGGAAGGTATTGACCCCGATGATGGGCAGCTCGCCGGTATGTTTTTTCATTTCATAAAACATACTCTCCTCCTGAATCTTGTTGCGCTGGTACATACGTTCCATAGCACCCAATACGCCGCCGCGCTCACTGATAGATTTGAACTCGTTTAAGACGGCCTGCTCTACCAAGTCGGTCAGCTCTTCGATGATAAAAGCACCTTGGAGTGGGTTTTCGTTTTTGTTCAAACCCAGCTCGTGGTTGATAATCATTTGGATGGCCATTGCCCTGCGCACAGACTCTTCCGTAGGGGTGGTGATGGCCTCGTCGTAGGCATTGGTATGCAGTGAGTTACAGTTGTCGTAGAGCGCGTAGAGGGCTTGCAAGGTCGTGCGGATGTCATTGAAGGCAATCTCTTGTGCGTGTAGGCTGCGCCCCGAGGTTTGGATGTGGTATTTGAGCTTTTGGCTGCGGTCGTTACCCTTGTATTTGTAGCGCATGGCCTTGGCCCAGATGCGGCGTGCCACCCGTCCGAGTACAGAATACTCAGGGTCCATTCCGTTGGAGAAGAAGAAGGAGAGGTTGGGGGCAAAATCGTCGATATGCATCCCACGACTGAGGTAATACTCCACAAAGGTAAAGCCGTTGGAGAGGGTCAGTGCCAATTGGGTAATGGGGTTAGCTCCTGCCTCGGCAATGTGGTAGCCCGAAATGCTGACCGAGTAGAAGTTACGAACCTTCTTGTCGATGAAGTACTGCTGGATATCGCCCATCATACGGAGGGCAAACTCTGTAGAGAAGATACAAGTATTTTGGGCTTGGTCTTCTTTGAGGATGTCGGCTTGTACCGTGCCGCGTACTTGCGAGAGGGCTTTGGCCTTAAGTTGTGCATAGACCTCGGCAGGCAGCACTTGGTCGCCCGTAACGCCTAGGAGCATCAAGCCCAGTCCGTCGTTGCCTTCGGGTAGTTGGGCGGCATTGTAGCGGGGGCGGGGCACGCCTTTTTCTTTGTAAATAGCTTCAATTTTGGCTTCTACTTCTGCTTCCAGTCCATTTTCTTTGATATACAGTTCACACTGTTGGTCGATGGCGGCATTCATAAAGAAGGCCAAAATCATAGGAGCAGGCCCGTTGATGGTCATCGATACAGAAGTAGCCGGATTGCAGAGGTCAAAGCCGGAGTAGAGCTTTTTGGCATCGTCGAGGGTGGCTACGCTCACGCCGGAGTTACCGATTTTTCCATAAATATCGGGGCGATGGTCAGGGTTTTCGCCATAGAGTGTTACCGAGTCGAAAGCCGTAGAGAGACGCTTGGCAGGCAAACCTTTGGACACATAGTGGAAGCGTTTGTTGGTACGCTCAGGACCGCCTTCGCCTGCAAACATACGGGTAGGATCTTCGCCTTCGCGCTTCAGTGGGAATACCCCCGAAGCATAGGGGAAGAAACCGGGCGCATTTTCTGTCAGCAGCCAGCGCAAAATATCGCCCCAGTCTTGGTATTTGGGCAGCGCCACCTTGGGTACTTTGGTACCCGAAAGCGAGGTGTAGTACAGGTCTTGTTCTATGACCTTGTCGCGCAC contains:
- the priA gene encoding replication restart helicase PriA — protein: MPSPERITRFVDVIIPLRVPNTYTYRLPVELNDKICVGARVIVQFGRSKVLTAVVQRIHEQAPANYQAKYVLDLLDEYPLVTEAQLRLFAWIAEYYMCTLGEVLMVALPSGLKITSMSRIQRHPSTDASQFTLSAKEEQLLQALEHSSSLTYEEAAQILEVKNVYNLIKSLIHKDLIIVYEELKDSYQPKRLKKIRLHADYASQEAMQALLTALSDQPRKVKQLDALMYYIQTADCLRHPAKNQDGLEKQILTEQGGISQAVLKALREQEILEEFEVNISRFEELLPTASIDNLQLSEAQTRAYQELHQQISQHTITLLHGVTGSGKTEIYIRLIQDVLNSGAQVLFLLPEIALTTQIVARLQRFFGSSMGVYHSRFSDNERVEVWQGIVSGKYSFVVGVRSAVFLPFDNLGLIIVDEEHEPSYKQYDPAPRYHARDVATVIAQQQGCKVLFGSATPSIETYYQASHGKYGLVSLSERYGEAQLPFIVLSDMREERRAKTIQQHFGQQLLGQMQEALGRQDQIILFQNRRGYAPFVMCRTCSWVPKCPNCDVSLTLHLHSQELRCHYCGHQAAPIRSCQACGAQDIETVGHGTEKIEESLKSLLPQAKVARMDLDTTRRKSSYQRILQEFEARQIDILVGTQMISKGLDFDHVSLVGIFDIDRMMHFPDFRANERAYQIMTQVSGRAGRKHKAGLVIIQTYDATQPLFSLVQQNDYLGLYHREIEEREKFHYPPFSRLIQITLRHPEAHLCEAAARELKTLLARRLGERLLGPEKPLIGRIRNKYLYHLIIKIERQHPQMKAIKAFIQEQCDKLLLRKEYRQLDILPDVDPV
- a CDS encoding methylmalonyl-CoA mutase family protein is translated as MSAQVTVPYKPQNHIRIVTAASLFDGHDAAINIMRRVMQASGAEIIHLGHNRSVAEVVDCAIQEDAQAIAMTSYQGGHVEYLKYMYDLLKEKGAGHIKIFGGGGGTILPSEIEELHAYGITRIYHPDDGRAMGLQGMINDVLQRCDFSTYRKKGANVPVLPDGEEEEQQAFDDLQALTEALPHKNPLHIGRLISIAENYPEEYLAVKSEVIRRKEAHKAPILGITGTGGAGKSSLVDELVRRFLMDFEDKTMAVISVDPSKRKTGGALLGDRIRMNAISNGRVYMRSLATRQSNLALSRYVQDAIDICQAAEYDLIIVETSGIGQSDTEITEHSDVSLYVMTSEYGAATQLEKIDMLDFADLIAINKFDKRGSLDALRDVKKQYKRNHNLWETPDEELPIYGTIASQFNDPGMNTLYKKLMDKIVEKTKAEKLRSGFEITEKMSEKIYIIPPDRVRYLAEICENSEQYERFVKEQSDLARKMYQLKGTVDLLRANIGKERVEIVEQSDELVTAVQHIQGEPEYLKDLIAQYNELEAKLDAECKQMLANWSATKARYKADKYRFQVRDKVIEQDLYYTSLSGTKVPKVALPKYQDWGDILRWLLTENAPGFFPYASGVFPLKREGEDPTRMFAGEGGPERTNKRFHYVSKGLPAKRLSTAFDSVTLYGENPDHRPDIYGKIGNSGVSVATLDDAKKLYSGFDLCNPATSVSMTINGPAPMILAFFMNAAIDQQCELYIKENGLEAEVEAKIEAIYKEKGVPRPRYNAAQLPEGNDGLGLMLLGVTGDQVLPAEVYAQLKAKALSQVRGTVQADILKEDQAQNTCIFSTEFALRMMGDIQQYFIDKKVRNFYSVSISGYHIAEAGANPITQLALTLSNGFTFVEYYLSRGMHIDDFAPNLSFFFSNGMDPEYSVLGRVARRIWAKAMRYKYKGNDRSQKLKYHIQTSGRSLHAQEIAFNDIRTTLQALYALYDNCNSLHTNAYDEAITTPTEESVRRAMAIQMIINHELGLNKNENPLQGAFIIEELTDLVEQAVLNEFKSISERGGVLGAMERMYQRNKIQEESMFYEMKKHTGELPIIGVNTFLDPQGSPTIIPAEVIRSTTEEKEYQIAARDAFHLRNQAAGEAALKKLQQTAIENGNIFDSLMECAKVCSLGQMSSALYQVGGQYRRNM
- a CDS encoding DUF1573 domain-containing protein; translated protein: MQTIRIFILASLAWLQVSGLAMAQDQALPVMSFEQIVHDFGQIREEGGAVVYQFDFINTGSAPLRIDSVQASCGCTTPDWSREPIAPGERGYIIAKYDPLYRPGKFTKSMTVYSNTAQRMHALIIEGEVLPRQLTVADTLPTKLGVLRMRYQSFNMGRITTQAPATQSFDIYNDDPEHALHFQPAETPPHIQIRFEPAVLQPKSFGKMLISYDAKARNDYGYLFEQVGISWLYNARISNQGVYIVADIQEYFPPMTDEEMAKAPHIELAKTDHDFGTLKDGESATTQFVFTNTGQSPLYIRRAKASCGCTATQPDKDVLQPGESSFIQVTYSASGTGLQQKTVNIYSNDPKNPNQEIVIRANVSQ